A single Xylella taiwanensis DNA region contains:
- a CDS encoding ATP-binding protein, which produces MKLSAVILENFRGYSQSTRIEIDDLTAFIGKNDAGKSTILEALDIFFNDGKPERSDACVHGTGTTIRISCAFDSLPSEIVLDTAARTSFAAEHLLNEKGELEIVKEWDASAKVPKESVFAAAQHPSNANAADLLILKNSELKARVKKLGIDESTVTLAINGSMRQAIRDACQPLTLERKLVPLDKEDAKKVWDQLKLQLPMYALFRSDRPSQDGDEEVQSPLKCAITQALKEMADDLRKIEDSVRSRAEDVAKRTLEKLNEMDSRLASELKPFFKTDPKWDVFKFGLVGDNNIPINKRGSGVRRLILLNFFRAEAERRRTEKGALSVIYAIEEPETSQHPDNQRLLVQALKELAADENTQVLVTSHTPGLAGLLSIDSLRYVRKQADGTANVSRCSDTDLAVIANELGVLPDRRVQALVCVEGTNDIEFLERISSMLKPDFADVVDFTSDSRVALVPLGGGSLKQWVAQHYLRNLNLPEVHIYDRDDLTPPQYQKECEAVNARGDGSWAVMTSKRELENYLHPDAISEGMDGIVVTFTDTCDVPLIVAQAVHTSSRCGKPWAEIISDPKTLATKVRHAKKQLNSNAATKMTANRLAEIDVCGDVTGWLKKIHAMLR; this is translated from the coding sequence ATGAAACTTTCAGCCGTGATTCTCGAAAACTTTCGAGGGTACTCCCAAAGCACCCGAATCGAAATTGATGATCTAACCGCGTTTATCGGCAAGAACGATGCGGGTAAGTCAACGATCCTCGAAGCGCTTGACATCTTCTTCAACGACGGAAAACCGGAACGCAGCGATGCATGTGTGCACGGCACAGGGACAACGATCCGCATTAGCTGCGCGTTTGACAGCCTGCCTAGCGAAATAGTCCTTGACACAGCCGCTCGGACTTCCTTCGCCGCCGAGCATCTGTTAAACGAAAAAGGCGAGTTAGAAATCGTCAAGGAATGGGACGCTTCGGCCAAAGTACCAAAGGAGTCGGTTTTTGCGGCGGCACAACACCCTAGCAACGCCAACGCGGCCGATCTGCTCATATTGAAAAACAGCGAACTCAAGGCTCGCGTAAAAAAACTGGGTATTGACGAATCCACCGTCACCCTGGCTATCAATGGGAGCATGCGGCAAGCGATTCGTGACGCATGCCAGCCCCTCACGCTTGAGCGGAAGCTAGTACCACTCGACAAGGAAGACGCCAAAAAAGTGTGGGACCAACTCAAACTCCAGCTTCCAATGTACGCGCTCTTCCGGTCGGATCGGCCAAGCCAGGACGGAGACGAAGAGGTTCAGAGCCCGCTCAAATGTGCGATCACTCAGGCGCTGAAGGAAATGGCGGACGACCTGAGAAAGATCGAAGATTCGGTACGGTCACGGGCTGAGGACGTGGCAAAACGAACGTTGGAAAAGCTAAATGAGATGGACAGCCGCTTGGCAAGCGAGCTGAAGCCATTTTTTAAGACTGACCCCAAATGGGACGTTTTCAAATTCGGCTTGGTGGGTGACAACAACATCCCCATCAACAAACGAGGAAGTGGCGTCCGCCGTCTTATCCTGTTGAACTTCTTCCGGGCTGAAGCAGAACGGCGTCGCACCGAGAAGGGAGCATTGAGCGTCATCTATGCCATTGAGGAACCGGAAACCTCGCAACACCCTGACAATCAGCGCCTCTTGGTCCAGGCGCTCAAGGAACTTGCGGCTGATGAGAATACGCAAGTGTTAGTCACATCACACACTCCAGGCTTGGCCGGCCTGCTGTCAATCGACAGTCTGCGGTATGTCCGCAAGCAAGCCGATGGCACAGCAAACGTTTCTCGTTGTAGCGATACCGACTTGGCCGTAATAGCAAATGAGCTTGGCGTTCTGCCAGACCGACGCGTTCAAGCCTTGGTTTGCGTAGAAGGGACCAATGACATCGAATTCCTGGAGCGCATCAGCTCCATGCTCAAACCTGATTTCGCTGATGTCGTTGATTTCACGAGCGACAGCCGCGTGGCACTGGTGCCGCTCGGCGGTGGGTCATTAAAGCAATGGGTTGCTCAACATTACCTGCGGAATCTGAACCTTCCTGAAGTTCACATCTATGACAGAGATGACCTCACCCCGCCGCAGTACCAAAAGGAATGCGAGGCTGTCAACGCTCGCGGTGATGGCTCATGGGCTGTCATGACGTCAAAGCGCGAACTTGAAAATTATCTGCATCCGGATGCGATTTCGGAGGGCATGGATGGCATTGTGGTTACGTTCACTGATACCTGTGATGTCCCCTTGATCGTCGCGCAGGCGGTGCATACCAGTTCCAGGTGTGGAAAACCTTGGGCAGAGATCATCAGTGATCCCAAGACACTTGCAACCAAGGTCAGACACGCTAAAAAACAGCTCAATAGCAATGCAGCCACGAAAATGACAGCGAACAGACTCGCAGAGATTGATGTTTGCGGCGATGTTACGGGCTGGCTGAAGAAAATTCATGCCATGTTGCGGTAG
- a CDS encoding recombinase family protein has product MAKARSQNVFEDKMSGTRADRPCLAQTLEMLGEGDTLAVWNLDWLGQSVKQLQYSQQIAPAGHPVQKPHRLH; this is encoded by the coding sequence TTGGCCAAAGCCAGATCCCAAAATGTCTTTGAAGACAAAATGAGCGGCACACGGGCAGACCGCCCATGCTTGGCCCAGACGCTTGAAATGCTAGGCGAGGGCGACACACTGGCTGTCTGGAATCTCGACTGGCTGGGCCAGTCGGTCAAGCAACTTCAATATAGTCAGCAAATTGCACCCGCAGGGCATCCAGTTCAGAAGCCTCACCGACTCCATTGA
- a CDS encoding transporter substrate-binding domain-containing protein produces MFLRKFFLLVMLSVASSVAGAAGAVNGKTLNIAVSPASPPMLFKSGDGKVQGIDLDLFLSYCKSRNCKVKLMEYSWDGMLGAVASGQADVAFSGISITEKRKKVMDFSVPYYANSFNLVSMANRNIELKDLKSLNKYSIGFPRGMAYADLIKSNLEPKGYYSLNKVKLYPSYNEVLTDLRNGNLDLAFIEDPVYFDYKNKKRMPIEARYVFRNVDHLGFAFKKGSPVRDDFNAWMNDQGAEKISAVIDKWMK; encoded by the coding sequence ATGTTTTTGAGAAAATTTTTTCTTCTGGTGATGTTGTCAGTGGCATCTTCTGTTGCTGGTGCGGCAGGGGCGGTTAACGGGAAAACACTGAACATCGCAGTATCTCCTGCTTCACCTCCTATGCTTTTCAAGAGTGGGGACGGTAAAGTTCAAGGTATCGATCTTGATCTTTTTTTATCTTACTGTAAATCGAGAAACTGTAAGGTGAAACTCATGGAATACTCATGGGATGGTATGTTGGGTGCTGTGGCCAGCGGCCAAGCAGATGTAGCTTTTTCAGGGATATCCATTACAGAAAAGCGCAAAAAAGTCATGGATTTCTCCGTTCCTTACTATGCTAACTCATTTAATCTCGTAAGCATGGCAAACCGTAATATTGAACTGAAAGACCTTAAAAGTTTGAATAAATATTCTATCGGGTTTCCGCGTGGCATGGCTTACGCCGACCTTATTAAATCAAATTTGGAGCCTAAAGGTTATTATTCTTTGAATAAAGTAAAACTTTATCCATCTTATAATGAAGTGCTTACCGACCTTAGAAACGGAAATCTTGACTTGGCCTTTATTGAGGACCCAGTTTACTTTGATTATAAAAATAAGAAAAGAATGCCGATTGAAGCACGGTATGTATTTAGAAACGTGGACCATCTTGGTTTTGCTTTCAAGAAAGGCTCACCCGTGCGCGATGATTTTAATGCTTGGATGAATGATCAGGGTGCGGAAAAAATATCTGCTGTTATCGATAAGTGGATGAAGTAG
- a CDS encoding amino acid ABC transporter permease translates to MTDVINVLSFLLQGISNTLIVTFTCFVSALFTGLTVAVIRRLNFQIVTPLLDVSVYLFRCIPILILVFLVYFGLSSKGISLSPLIAMNISVALVSGSYLAEVFRGALGLIERTEIEVAETAGLSHFQRIRSIELPQMFRFAVPGILNEFSSILKASPFAYTVGITEMTKQAMTLTVVTMNGLAVYSITGILYFIIYKFSASVAGMLENKLHISGNELNERRVKTHDINKIK, encoded by the coding sequence ATGACTGATGTTATCAACGTGCTGTCTTTTCTACTGCAAGGTATCAGCAATACGTTGATAGTAACGTTTACTTGCTTTGTGTCTGCACTGTTTACAGGACTCACGGTCGCTGTTATACGGCGACTGAATTTCCAGATTGTTACTCCACTTCTAGACGTTTCGGTGTACCTGTTTCGTTGTATCCCAATACTTATCCTCGTTTTTCTTGTTTATTTTGGCCTTTCGTCTAAAGGAATCTCTCTTTCTCCCCTTATTGCGATGAATATCAGCGTCGCTTTGGTCAGCGGAAGTTACCTAGCAGAAGTATTTCGCGGAGCGCTTGGACTGATAGAACGTACCGAAATAGAAGTGGCAGAAACGGCGGGACTCAGTCATTTTCAGAGAATAAGAAGTATTGAGTTACCGCAGATGTTTCGTTTTGCTGTTCCTGGGATCCTCAATGAATTTTCATCGATACTGAAAGCCTCTCCTTTCGCCTATACAGTTGGTATTACTGAAATGACGAAACAAGCCATGACTCTGACGGTGGTGACTATGAACGGGCTAGCCGTATATTCGATCACCGGAATACTTTATTTTATTATTTATAAATTTTCTGCGTCAGTGGCTGGAATGCTTGAAAATAAACTACACATATCAGGCAATGAGCTGAACGAAAGAAGAGTTAAAACGCATGACATTAATAAAATTAAGTAA
- a CDS encoding amino acid ABC transporter ATP-binding protein, which produces MTLIKLSNISKSLGHRKVLDNISITINPGEAKVIMGPSGCGKTTLLRCLAKLEVPDSGEIFFHGQNIYDDVFNVLGFRKKVGFVFQNYALYRHLNVIDNITLALRQVFGMSAKEARNKAFCELEKLDMTAHSTKYPSQLSGGQQQRVALIRVLVTDPEVVIFDEPTSALDPLMTREVGSLIRQIQSRHVTILCVTHDVRLAQMLCDRVIYLSRGRVCAEGSPDELSTYGASDEIRSFFG; this is translated from the coding sequence ATGACATTAATAAAATTAAGTAACATCAGCAAGTCGCTTGGCCACAGAAAAGTCCTGGACAATATCAGTATCACGATAAATCCTGGAGAAGCAAAGGTTATTATGGGGCCGTCGGGTTGTGGTAAAACAACGCTGCTGCGTTGTCTGGCAAAACTTGAAGTTCCGGATTCAGGCGAGATATTTTTTCATGGCCAGAACATTTATGACGATGTATTCAACGTACTCGGATTCAGAAAGAAAGTCGGATTCGTTTTTCAGAATTACGCGTTATACCGCCATCTCAACGTGATCGATAATATTACGCTGGCACTCAGGCAGGTATTTGGTATGTCCGCAAAAGAAGCCAGAAATAAGGCATTTTGCGAGCTCGAGAAGCTGGATATGACAGCACACAGCACGAAGTATCCCTCCCAGCTTTCCGGTGGTCAACAGCAGCGTGTGGCCTTGATTCGGGTACTGGTGACCGATCCTGAAGTTGTTATTTTTGACGAACCAACATCGGCTTTGGATCCGCTGATGACGCGTGAAGTAGGCTCTCTTATCAGGCAAATCCAGAGCCGCCATGTGACAATCCTTTGCGTCACTCATGACGTGCGCCTTGCTCAGATGCTTTGCGACAGGGTGATATACCTCAGTCGCGGCCGTGTATGCGCAGAAGGAAGCCCGGATGAGCTTTCTACATATGGCGCAAGTGATGAAATCCGCAGTTTTTTTGGGTAA
- a CDS encoding amino acid ABC transporter permease — MLAGWENFMGDLQEQFPLVLDGVKKTLLLALTVSLTGFLWGIVIFFLSISHHPVIKRLTKIYMDFFIGTPLIIILFVIYYGLPQTGIHLSPFNVALTGFTLNVGAYNAAYMTTAFNAIAPSQAETATVQGFTRWQVFRLILLPQVLLASVPALTNQVVSNIKDSTVAFLIQYPEFFARIQEVAAADFEFFKAYLFAAIVYLILITTIIILVKAAKHCFISR; from the coding sequence ATGCTGGCAGGATGGGAAAATTTTATGGGCGACCTCCAGGAGCAGTTCCCGTTGGTGCTGGATGGTGTAAAAAAAACACTGTTACTGGCGCTGACGGTCTCCTTAACCGGTTTTTTGTGGGGCATAGTCATTTTTTTTCTCAGCATCAGCCACCATCCAGTGATTAAAAGGCTGACGAAGATTTATATGGATTTTTTTATCGGTACGCCACTGATAATTATACTTTTTGTTATTTATTATGGCCTGCCTCAAACCGGCATACATCTTTCACCTTTCAACGTCGCGTTAACCGGATTTACTCTGAATGTGGGGGCTTACAACGCCGCTTATATGACAACAGCTTTCAACGCCATAGCCCCGTCCCAAGCTGAAACCGCGACGGTGCAGGGATTTACCCGGTGGCAGGTTTTTCGTCTGATTTTATTACCGCAGGTTCTCCTTGCTTCTGTGCCGGCGTTGACAAATCAGGTGGTCAGCAATATTAAAGACAGTACAGTGGCATTTCTCATACAATATCCTGAATTTTTTGCCCGTATTCAGGAGGTTGCCGCAGCGGATTTTGAGTTTTTCAAAGCTTATTTGTTTGCAGCAATCGTGTACCTGATACTTATCACCACGATCATTATCTTAGTCAAGGCAGCAAAGCATTGCTTTATAAGTCGGTAG
- a CDS encoding UvrD-helicase domain-containing protein, which translates to MPYVEKLLHGSVRIRSLISIMYPVIVLDEFQDTNSAQWGVIRALGECCRLMALADPEQRIYDRIGVDPAYLRSFKRGVCRILGGSGVQPQYGTCLAFCSCLNKLETRHNIPREFYSTDL; encoded by the coding sequence ATGCCCTATGTGGAAAAACTCCTGCACGGCAGCGTACGTATCCGAAGCCTGATAAGCATAATGTATCCGGTCATCGTCCTGGATGAGTTTCAGGATACTAACAGTGCTCAGTGGGGTGTTATTCGAGCATTGGGTGAGTGTTGCCGATTGATGGCTCTTGCTGACCCTGAGCAACGTATCTATGACCGGATCGGTGTCGATCCTGCCTACCTTAGATCATTTAAAAGAGGCGTTTGCAGAATTTTGGGTGGTTCCGGTGTACAACCCCAATATGGGACATGTTTAGCATTTTGCTCATGCTTGAATAAGTTGGAGACGCGCCACAATATCCCACGGGAATTCTATTCTACCGACTTATAA
- a CDS encoding UvrD-helicase domain-containing protein, with translation MQLTQGQQDVIAADGHLLIVGGPGSGKTTISILKAAQIVEKHLWSGQSILFLSFARATISCVVAAIEYERNLPSCTAETH, from the coding sequence ATGCAGTTGACGCAAGGTCAACAAGATGTCATTGCGGCAGATGGACATCTTCTTATCGTTGGTGGACCAGGTTCTGGTAAGACCACCATCTCCATCCTGAAGGCAGCACAGATCGTCGAAAAGCACCTTTGGTCCGGCCAAAGCATTCTGTTCCTCAGCTTTGCCCGTGCAACGATTTCATGCGTCGTCGCAGCCATTGAGTATGAGCGGAACCTTCCTTCCTGCACAGCAGAAACGCATTGA
- a CDS encoding YhgN family NAAT transporter, producing MTIMSAALLLFLILDPLGNIPVFLSVLKPLPVRRQRVVLVRELLIALIVLIGFLWGGKYVLELMHLRQESVAIAGGIVLFLIGIRMIFPRPEGLMGEIPDGEPFIVPLAIPLVAGPSGMAAVMLMGSNEPARLWDWNLALLLAWGATAAILFSATFLYKLLGHRVLAALERLMGMLLVAISVQMLLDGISTYLKASVH from the coding sequence ATGACGATTATGTCTGCTGCGCTGTTACTGTTCCTGATCCTTGACCCATTGGGCAACATCCCAGTGTTCCTCAGCGTGCTCAAGCCATTGCCCGTCCGACGTCAACGTGTGGTACTGGTGCGCGAATTGCTGATTGCGCTGATAGTACTCATTGGTTTCCTATGGGGTGGCAAGTACGTATTGGAACTGATGCACTTGCGACAAGAGTCAGTGGCGATTGCCGGAGGCATTGTCTTGTTCCTGATTGGTATCCGTATGATCTTTCCCCGGCCAGAAGGGTTGATGGGTGAAATCCCTGATGGCGAACCTTTCATCGTGCCATTAGCTATCCCACTGGTCGCTGGTCCATCGGGCATGGCCGCAGTGATGCTGATGGGGAGCAACGAACCGGCTCGGTTGTGGGATTGGAACTTGGCGCTGTTGCTGGCTTGGGGAGCAACTGCAGCGATCTTATTTTCCGCGACTTTCTTGTACAAACTGCTAGGCCATCGTGTGCTGGCAGCCCTGGAGAGGTTGATGGGTATGTTGCTGGTGGCGATCTCGGTGCAGATGCTCCTAGACGGTATCAGCACGTACCTCAAAGCGTCAGTGCATTGA
- the grxD gene encoding Grx4 family monothiol glutaredoxin, with protein sequence MLVMERIQTEIEAHPLVLFMKGTRDFPMCGYSSRATQALFAAGAHHLHIVNVLAEAEIRANLPRFSNWPTFPQLFIHGELIGGCEIILELFESGELKRIVSDADQP encoded by the coding sequence ATGTTGGTGATGGAGCGGATCCAGACTGAAATCGAAGCGCATCCATTAGTGTTATTCATGAAAGGGACCCGTGACTTTCCGATGTGTGGTTATTCCAGCCGAGCCACCCAGGCGTTGTTCGCCGCTGGCGCGCATCATCTGCATATTGTGAACGTGCTTGCCGAAGCAGAGATTCGTGCCAACTTGCCACGCTTCTCCAATTGGCCGACTTTCCCACAGCTGTTCATCCATGGCGAATTGATCGGTGGCTGCGAGATCATCTTGGAGTTGTTCGAATCTGGTGAGCTCAAGCGTATCGTCAGCGACGCTGATCAGCCTTGA
- a CDS encoding 5-(carboxyamino)imidazole ribonucleotide synthase, with protein sequence MTALGILGGGQLARMLALVAPPLGVRVCVFDQTVDACAGQIAPLWVGRFDDRTVLRDFVNRVDVLTFDSENIPVASVQTLTEHVSVYPNPEALAVAQDRLSEKTLFRDLGIPVPDFAAIGNRAALDAAIVKIGTPCILKTRRLGYDGKGQFRIKTLTDVDVAWAMLGEQAEITGLILEAFVPFQREMSIIAVRDCNGQFRSWPLTENWHVDGVLSVSLAPMTVDPALQVVAEAYACVLAERLDYVGVFALEMFLHDGRLLANEMAPRVHNSGHWTIEGAETSQFENHLRAVLGLPLGSTEIRGYACMLNWLGVMPDKHALLAVPGVHWHDYGKQPRDGRKVGHVTLRADQPESLVASLEHLGTVLGDQTRVAVVLERLSEQVSRRYACAASSRP encoded by the coding sequence ATGACCGCGCTCGGTATTCTTGGAGGCGGGCAACTGGCTCGTATGTTAGCGTTGGTTGCACCCCCATTGGGGGTGCGAGTGTGTGTGTTTGATCAGACTGTTGACGCTTGTGCTGGGCAGATTGCGCCGCTTTGGGTGGGTCGTTTCGATGATCGCACTGTGTTGCGTGACTTTGTGAATCGCGTCGATGTTCTCACTTTTGACTCTGAAAACATCCCGGTTGCCAGTGTGCAAACACTGACAGAACACGTCTCGGTATATCCGAATCCAGAGGCGCTCGCGGTAGCCCAGGACAGGTTAAGTGAGAAGACCTTGTTTCGTGATCTTGGGATCCCGGTGCCGGACTTTGCTGCCATCGGCAATCGCGCTGCTTTGGATGCGGCCATCGTCAAGATTGGTACACCATGTATCCTCAAGACCCGTCGCCTTGGTTACGATGGCAAAGGTCAGTTCCGGATTAAGACGCTGACCGATGTTGATGTGGCTTGGGCCATGCTGGGTGAGCAAGCCGAGATAACAGGGCTGATTTTGGAAGCCTTCGTGCCATTCCAGCGTGAGATGAGCATCATCGCTGTGCGCGATTGTAACGGTCAGTTTCGTTCTTGGCCGCTGACCGAGAACTGGCATGTTGACGGCGTGCTGTCTGTCAGTTTGGCTCCAATGACCGTTGATCCAGCGTTGCAGGTTGTGGCTGAGGCCTATGCGTGCGTATTGGCTGAGCGATTGGACTACGTGGGAGTGTTCGCACTAGAGATGTTCCTCCACGATGGCCGATTACTGGCCAACGAGATGGCACCACGTGTCCATAATTCCGGACACTGGACGATCGAGGGGGCTGAAACTTCGCAGTTTGAAAACCACCTGCGTGCTGTACTAGGCCTACCACTGGGTAGCACCGAGATTCGAGGCTATGCCTGCATGCTCAATTGGTTGGGTGTCATGCCTGATAAACATGCGCTACTGGCCGTCCCAGGCGTCCATTGGCACGACTATGGCAAGCAGCCGCGCGACGGGCGCAAAGTCGGTCATGTCACACTACGTGCAGATCAACCTGAGAGTTTGGTTGCTTCCTTGGAGCATTTGGGTACGGTGTTGGGGGATCAAACGCGCGTGGCTGTGGTGCTGGAGCGTTTATCCGAGCAGGTATCCCGGAGGTATGCCTGTGCGGCATCCTCACGTCCCTAA
- the purE gene encoding 5-(carboxyamino)imidazole ribonucleotide mutase: MISNQSTPLVGLVMGSCSDWGTMQHAAQKLDALGVAYEVKVVSAHRTPDRLFAYAEQAECRGLRVIIAGAGGAAHLPGMLAAKTVVPVLGVPIQSKALNGLDSLLSIVQMPAGIPVATFAIGDAGAANAALFATALLAPEYPVIRQMLAEFRQRQTDDVIAAEDPRQ, encoded by the coding sequence ATGATCTCCAATCAATCCACCCCTCTGGTTGGCCTCGTCATGGGCTCCTGCTCGGATTGGGGAACGATGCAGCACGCAGCACAGAAGCTCGATGCCCTCGGTGTCGCGTACGAAGTGAAGGTTGTTTCGGCGCATCGTACTCCGGATAGGCTGTTTGCTTATGCCGAGCAGGCTGAATGTCGTGGTTTGCGTGTGATCATTGCCGGGGCCGGTGGTGCAGCGCATCTGCCGGGTATGTTGGCGGCTAAGACGGTGGTTCCAGTGTTGGGAGTACCAATACAGTCCAAGGCTCTGAATGGTTTGGATTCGCTGTTATCGATCGTGCAGATGCCGGCTGGCATTCCAGTGGCCACGTTCGCGATTGGGGACGCCGGTGCCGCCAATGCTGCGCTCTTCGCTACGGCACTGTTGGCACCCGAATATCCAGTGATTCGTCAGATGCTGGCGGAGTTCCGCCAACGTCAGACCGACGACGTCATTGCTGCGGAAGATCCACGTCAATGA
- a CDS encoding Trm112 family protein, translating to MDRKLLDLLCSPDTRQPLSLLDSKGLEALNQAIATGTVQRADGSIQDQSLREALLTRDRKQVFRIEDGIPVLLSEEAIATLQIANFPDK from the coding sequence ATGGATCGCAAATTGCTTGATTTACTGTGCTCTCCAGATACCCGTCAACCACTGTCCTTACTTGATAGTAAAGGGTTAGAGGCACTGAACCAGGCAATCGCCACCGGCACTGTGCAGCGAGCCGACGGGAGCATTCAGGATCAGTCATTACGCGAAGCCCTCCTCACTCGAGACCGCAAACAAGTGTTCCGAATCGAAGACGGTATTCCGGTGCTACTGTCCGAGGAAGCGATCGCTACGTTACAGATCGCCAACTTCCCCGACAAGTAA
- a CDS encoding DUF2272 domain-containing protein gives MFEPICLCRLYPRLSIPVPTLIRLLPIWCWLCAWPALAIEVCELPPRYGSSPAAQAIVRTACEEHRLWQQPFIDRQGRIASLSVTEAESDTLVNQELIAWQRVALYWRESGTLAMVNNEPGSSSCAALDGSRYTANDCRAFLLDTPWSAAFVSWVMTHAGLAGFPSSPSHIDYIRASYLDASGPYRFANPGVEKPKTGDLLCMLRERDFPLGYAGLRAALDAGITDNWPSHCDIVVATNVNDDHTLYLIGGNVFNTVMMRKLPLDRKGRLQLSILQQKNEEKAPNHKQKCTPAQENHCNFNQRDWAALLKLRPDAALVPPQDEVATPPSTIGPMPVPANLPQATPQESTKTIEEK, from the coding sequence ATGTTTGAGCCAATATGTCTGTGTCGCCTCTATCCAAGACTATCGATACCTGTCCCCACATTGATTCGCCTACTACCGATATGGTGCTGGCTATGCGCCTGGCCAGCTCTGGCCATCGAAGTCTGCGAATTGCCGCCACGTTACGGTTCTTCTCCTGCTGCACAAGCCATCGTACGTACTGCATGCGAGGAGCATCGACTCTGGCAACAACCGTTCATCGATCGTCAGGGGCGGATCGCCAGTCTCAGTGTCACAGAAGCCGAAAGCGACACGCTGGTCAATCAAGAACTCATTGCCTGGCAACGCGTAGCACTTTACTGGCGTGAGAGTGGTACCCTCGCTATGGTTAACAACGAGCCTGGATCCTCCAGCTGTGCCGCGCTGGACGGCAGCCGCTACACCGCCAATGATTGCCGTGCGTTCCTACTCGACACACCTTGGTCAGCAGCGTTTGTATCCTGGGTCATGACTCACGCCGGCCTCGCTGGATTCCCCAGCTCGCCAAGCCACATTGACTACATTCGCGCCAGTTACCTTGATGCTTCCGGGCCGTACCGTTTCGCCAATCCAGGCGTCGAGAAGCCAAAAACGGGAGACCTACTGTGCATGCTACGTGAACGTGACTTTCCGCTCGGCTATGCCGGCTTACGTGCCGCGCTAGACGCCGGTATCACCGATAATTGGCCCAGTCACTGCGACATTGTGGTTGCCACCAATGTCAACGATGACCACACGCTCTACCTAATTGGCGGCAATGTGTTTAATACGGTGATGATGCGCAAACTACCGTTGGATCGCAAAGGACGGCTGCAACTGTCAATACTGCAACAGAAAAACGAGGAGAAAGCCCCGAATCACAAGCAGAAATGCACCCCGGCACAGGAGAATCACTGTAATTTCAACCAGCGTGACTGGGCAGCATTACTGAAGCTTCGTCCTGATGCAGCCCTGGTACCACCTCAGGACGAAGTCGCCACGCCCCCCTCTACTATTGGGCCAATGCCTGTGCCTGCAAACCTCCCACAAGCCACACCACAAGAGTCGACTAAAACCATCGAAGAAAAATGA